Proteins encoded by one window of Polyangiaceae bacterium:
- a CDS encoding glycosyltransferase, which yields MFVVHVLSSFGLGGQEQVALELARREALRGHRVVGVAFAPGPLEERFARAGVVTHVLPKRARLDPTLPLRIARVAHGADVVHTHNPQALVYGAPAASLARAALVHSKHGRNPDAGRRRWLRRHAGRRADAFVAVTPALADLARRHGEGVASRIFVVENGIDVSPFGRDPEARNSVRRELGIPSRAWVVGSVGRLSPEKNQRLLLDAMRELDATLVLVGDGPLRPDLERAAGSRVVLTGRRDDVARVLAAFDVFALSSDSEGLPLVLLEALASELPVIATQVGGVSDLIHDGRTGLLVPAGDVVRFATGLAALQQDPPKARAMAKAGRALVHERHDAERMTQRYLALCSECVLSRRLARAGALSGALSR from the coding sequence ATGTTCGTGGTCCACGTGCTCTCGTCCTTCGGTCTCGGCGGGCAGGAGCAGGTTGCCCTCGAGCTCGCGCGACGTGAGGCCCTGCGCGGTCATCGCGTCGTCGGAGTCGCCTTCGCCCCCGGCCCCCTGGAAGAGCGCTTCGCGCGGGCCGGAGTCGTGACGCACGTGCTTCCAAAGCGCGCGCGCCTCGACCCCACCTTGCCGCTTCGCATCGCCCGCGTCGCGCACGGCGCGGACGTGGTCCACACTCACAATCCACAGGCGTTGGTGTACGGCGCGCCGGCCGCCTCCCTCGCCCGGGCGGCGCTGGTGCACAGCAAACACGGCCGGAATCCCGACGCCGGGCGCCGGCGCTGGCTCCGGCGCCACGCCGGGCGGCGTGCGGACGCCTTCGTCGCCGTCACGCCGGCCCTCGCGGATCTCGCTCGGCGCCATGGCGAGGGCGTCGCGTCACGCATCTTCGTCGTGGAAAATGGCATCGATGTGTCGCCCTTCGGCCGCGACCCGGAAGCGCGAAACAGCGTGCGTCGAGAGCTCGGCATTCCGTCGCGCGCGTGGGTAGTGGGCAGCGTCGGGCGTCTGTCGCCGGAGAAGAACCAGCGCCTGCTGCTCGACGCCATGCGCGAGCTCGACGCCACCCTGGTGCTGGTGGGTGACGGACCGCTCCGCCCGGACCTCGAACGCGCCGCCGGTTCCCGCGTCGTGCTCACCGGGCGACGCGATGACGTGGCCCGCGTGCTCGCGGCCTTCGACGTGTTCGCGCTGTCCTCCGACAGCGAGGGGTTGCCCCTGGTGCTGCTCGAAGCGCTGGCCAGCGAGCTGCCCGTGATCGCGACGCAGGTGGGCGGCGTTTCCGATCTGATCCACGACGGCCGTACCGGGCTGTTGGTCCCCGCCGGGGATGTCGTCCGCTTCGCGACGGGGCTCGCGGCGCTCCAACAAGACCCGCCAAAAGCTCGCGCCATGGCGAAAGCCGGGCGTGCCCTCGTCCACGAGCGCCACGACGCCGAGCGCATGACCCAGCGCTACCTGGCCCTGTGCTCCGAATGCGTGCTCAGCCGCCGCCTCGCCCGAGCCGGCGCCCTCTCCGGAGCGTTGTCCCGATGA
- a CDS encoding glycosyltransferase family 2 protein, with amino-acid sequence MTYLAILLFALVLYTYLGYPLLVALLARLWPKPSAPAEFEPSVSVCIPVHDGAAYLPAKLASIDALEYPKEKLQVLVYSDGSRDDSARVARRSELVTVIESSRRLGKPTAVNRLAQAAWGDVLVLTDVRQPLSPGAVRALVRQLADPSVGCVSGNLELAGATGAGMYWRYERFIRSSESKLGSMVGVSGALYAVRRTEIPVLPADVILDDMYVPLRIALGGKRIVFEDTARAYDEAADDEREFPRKVRTLAGNFQLVALMPELLLPWRTRAWLPLVSHKLARLACPWALVGLLLLSAVLSFAAGAPGWALGFWRTLLLAQLAFYVLAALGGRAGRLGGLARTFVVLNAAAVAGLWRFVRGRQAVTW; translated from the coding sequence ATGACGTACCTGGCCATCCTGCTCTTCGCCCTCGTGCTCTACACCTACCTCGGCTATCCGCTCTTGGTGGCGCTCCTGGCACGCCTGTGGCCGAAGCCGAGCGCCCCGGCGGAATTCGAGCCCTCCGTGAGCGTGTGCATTCCCGTACACGACGGCGCGGCCTACCTGCCCGCCAAGCTCGCCAGCATCGACGCGCTGGAATACCCGAAAGAGAAGCTCCAAGTGCTGGTGTACTCCGACGGCTCCCGGGACGACAGCGCGCGCGTCGCCCGGCGCTCGGAGCTGGTCACGGTGATCGAGAGCTCGCGCCGCCTGGGCAAACCCACCGCGGTGAATCGCTTGGCGCAGGCGGCCTGGGGCGACGTATTGGTGCTCACGGACGTACGACAGCCTCTGTCGCCCGGAGCCGTGCGAGCGCTGGTGCGGCAGCTGGCAGATCCCAGCGTGGGCTGCGTCTCCGGGAACCTCGAGCTGGCGGGAGCCACGGGGGCGGGCATGTACTGGCGCTACGAGCGCTTCATCCGCAGCTCGGAGAGCAAGCTCGGCAGCATGGTGGGCGTGAGCGGCGCGCTCTACGCCGTGCGCCGCACGGAGATCCCGGTGCTACCGGCGGACGTGATCCTGGACGACATGTACGTTCCGCTTCGCATCGCCCTCGGCGGCAAGCGCATCGTGTTCGAGGACACCGCCCGCGCGTACGACGAAGCCGCCGACGACGAACGCGAGTTCCCCCGCAAGGTGCGCACCTTGGCGGGCAACTTCCAGCTGGTGGCGTTGATGCCAGAGCTGCTCTTGCCCTGGCGCACCCGCGCGTGGCTGCCCCTGGTGTCCCACAAGCTCGCGCGACTGGCCTGCCCTTGGGCGCTCGTCGGCCTACTGCTGCTGTCGGCCGTGCTGTCCTTCGCGGCCGGCGCTCCCGGCTGGGCGCTGGGCTTCTGGCGTACGCTGCTGCTGGCCCAGCTTGCGTTCTACGTTCTGGCGGCCCTCGGCGGTCGGGCGGGTCGCCTGGGGGGGCTCGCGCGCACCTTCGTGGTGCTGAACGCCGCCGCGGTCGCGGGCTTGTGGCGCTTCGTGCGCGGCAGGCAGGCCGTCACCTGGTAG
- a CDS encoding OsmC family protein, which translates to MDIRISFPGGKRVDAHFGGRVVHTDQSPEHGGEGSEAEPFELFLASLATCAGVYVLGFCQARSIPTDGIELSQHHEFDPETHRLTKVGIQISVPPSFPAKYVPALERVAAKCTVKRVIQEAPEFVIEARARGEQSQPVSVAP; encoded by the coding sequence ATGGATATTCGCATCAGCTTTCCCGGGGGAAAACGCGTCGACGCCCACTTCGGTGGTCGCGTCGTGCACACCGACCAGAGCCCGGAGCACGGGGGCGAGGGCAGCGAGGCCGAGCCTTTCGAGCTGTTCCTCGCGTCGCTGGCCACCTGCGCCGGCGTGTACGTGCTCGGGTTCTGCCAAGCGCGCTCGATCCCGACGGACGGCATCGAGCTGTCGCAGCACCACGAATTCGATCCGGAAACCCATCGCCTCACCAAGGTGGGCATCCAGATTTCCGTCCCCCCGAGCTTCCCCGCGAAGTACGTCCCCGCCCTCGAGCGCGTCGCCGCAAAGTGCACCGTGAAGCGCGTGATCCAAGAAGCGCCGGAGTTCGTGATCGAGGCCCGCGCTCGCGGCGAGCAGTCCCAGCCGGTCAGCGTCGCACCGTAG
- a CDS encoding N-formylglutamate amidohydrolase — translation MEIRLEDAVEVVAGRDNAPIVITCEHASERLPEPWEWPMADRWLVGTHWAYDIGASDLARELGDALGAPAVLARFSRLLVDPNRPMDSDTLFRSQAEGHLVEMNRALSPSDRAERLERLYAPYHAAVDRIVGETPKASIVAVHTFTPVYEGEPRTLEVGVLYDQDEKLALKMKAAIEAQGLLVGLNEPYSGKAGMMYSPDLHARAHGRRTAELEVRQDLAVEATVRQKLVAALHTVFG, via the coding sequence GTGGAAATTCGTCTGGAAGACGCCGTAGAGGTCGTGGCCGGGCGCGACAACGCGCCCATCGTCATCACCTGCGAGCATGCCTCCGAGCGACTACCGGAGCCGTGGGAGTGGCCGATGGCGGATCGCTGGCTCGTGGGCACCCACTGGGCCTACGACATCGGTGCTTCGGACCTGGCACGGGAGCTGGGGGATGCCCTGGGCGCCCCTGCCGTGCTGGCGCGCTTCAGCCGTCTGCTGGTGGATCCCAACCGCCCGATGGACTCCGACACGCTGTTCCGGAGCCAAGCGGAAGGCCACCTCGTGGAAATGAACCGCGCGCTGTCGCCTTCGGATCGTGCCGAGCGCCTCGAGCGGCTGTACGCCCCGTACCACGCCGCCGTGGATCGCATCGTGGGCGAGACGCCGAAGGCGTCCATCGTGGCGGTGCACACCTTCACGCCGGTGTACGAAGGTGAGCCGCGCACCTTGGAAGTGGGCGTGCTCTACGACCAAGACGAGAAGCTCGCCCTGAAGATGAAAGCCGCCATCGAGGCCCAGGGCCTACTGGTGGGCCTCAACGAGCCCTACTCCGGCAAGGCCGGCATGATGTACTCGCCGGATCTGCACGCCCGCGCCCACGGCCGCCGCACCGCGGAGCTGGAGGTGCGCCAGGATCTCGCCGTGGAAGCCACCGTCCGCCAGAAGCTCGTCGCCGCGCTCCACACCGTGTTCGGTTAG
- the mdh gene encoding malate dehydrogenase, translated as MARRKIGLIGAGNIGGELANLCLTKQLGDVVLFDIPAKEKFAQGKALDLEQSSSVSGADGKVTGSSNWADLAGADVLIITAGIPRKPGQSRDDLVGTNLPIIRDVADNAKKHCPKAFTIVISNPLDAMVYEFKRRTGKPGAEVVGMAGMLDSARFNLFLARELGVSVKDVRSMVLGGHGDDMVPLLSYCTVNGVPLQQLIDKEKLDAIVARTRKGGGEIVGLMGTSAFYAPAAAAVAMAEAYLYDQKRLMPCAAYLEGEYGYKDMYMGVPVVIGAGGVEKIVQAELTAEEKAMLEKSAASVQSVVDVVKKSS; from the coding sequence ATGGCACGAAGGAAGATCGGTCTCATCGGCGCGGGCAACATCGGCGGCGAGCTCGCCAACCTGTGCTTGACCAAGCAACTCGGCGACGTGGTGCTGTTCGACATTCCGGCGAAAGAGAAGTTCGCGCAGGGCAAGGCGCTGGACCTCGAGCAATCCAGCTCCGTCTCCGGCGCGGATGGGAAGGTCACCGGCAGCAGCAACTGGGCAGACCTCGCCGGCGCCGACGTGCTCATCATCACGGCCGGCATTCCCCGTAAGCCGGGTCAGAGCCGTGACGACCTGGTGGGCACCAACCTGCCGATCATTCGTGACGTCGCGGACAACGCCAAGAAGCACTGCCCCAAGGCGTTCACCATCGTGATCAGCAACCCGCTGGACGCCATGGTGTACGAGTTCAAGCGCCGCACCGGCAAGCCCGGCGCAGAGGTCGTGGGCATGGCCGGCATGCTGGACAGCGCTCGTTTCAACCTGTTCCTGGCGCGAGAGCTGGGCGTGAGCGTGAAGGACGTGCGCTCCATGGTGCTCGGCGGCCATGGAGACGACATGGTGCCGCTGCTCTCCTACTGCACCGTCAACGGCGTGCCCCTGCAGCAGCTGATCGACAAGGAAAAGCTGGACGCAATCGTGGCCCGCACCCGCAAGGGCGGCGGCGAAATCGTGGGCCTGATGGGCACCAGTGCCTTCTACGCGCCGGCGGCGGCCGCGGTGGCCATGGCGGAAGCCTACCTCTACGACCAGAAGCGGCTCATGCCCTGTGCCGCCTACTTGGAAGGCGAGTACGGCTACAAGGACATGTACATGGGCGTGCCGGTCGTCATCGGTGCCGGCGGCGTGGAGAAGATCGTCCAGGCAGAGCTCACCGCGGAAGAGAAGGCCATGCTCGAGAAGAGCGCGGCCAGCGTGCAGAGCGTCGTGGACGTGGTGAAGAAGTCTTCCTGA
- a CDS encoding RMD1 family protein, translating into MSEHSHGFFAVAFEDALPPKELGLLFPEAKGPPHERRAALYQGEVFAFAFGAVVFRDVPREHRDAELRRLSTLRPSLTKHLDCEELVVREVAGAVSAMQGGVLTVDRLTPARAGIVALTVAQSAAMEYYERVIEQLFERTRAEVARLEQRGTMSLSTRRLHRFMAEAVSTRTDVISVLHLLDKPDATWDDPEMDRIYDDLRDEFDLSDRYAALEAKLGSVQETLGLVLDIARDRRLVLLEAAIVGLIVIEIGLSLVQLK; encoded by the coding sequence ATGTCGGAACACAGCCACGGGTTCTTCGCTGTCGCCTTCGAAGACGCGCTGCCGCCCAAGGAGCTCGGTCTGCTCTTCCCCGAAGCCAAGGGGCCGCCGCACGAACGTAGAGCGGCATTGTACCAGGGTGAGGTGTTCGCCTTCGCCTTCGGAGCCGTGGTGTTTCGTGATGTTCCACGGGAGCATCGGGACGCGGAGCTGCGCCGCCTGAGCACACTCCGTCCTTCGCTGACGAAGCACCTCGATTGCGAAGAGCTGGTCGTTCGTGAGGTGGCGGGCGCCGTCAGCGCCATGCAGGGGGGCGTGCTCACCGTGGACCGGCTGACGCCGGCGCGGGCAGGCATCGTGGCCCTGACCGTGGCTCAGAGCGCGGCGATGGAATACTACGAGCGGGTCATCGAGCAGTTGTTCGAGCGCACGCGGGCGGAAGTCGCGCGGCTCGAACAGCGCGGCACGATGTCCCTCAGCACCCGCCGATTGCATCGCTTCATGGCGGAGGCGGTCAGCACGCGCACGGACGTGATCTCCGTGCTGCACCTGCTGGACAAGCCGGACGCGACTTGGGACGACCCGGAGATGGATCGCATCTACGACGACCTGCGCGACGAGTTCGATCTCTCGGATCGCTACGCGGCGCTCGAGGCCAAGCTCGGGAGCGTGCAGGAAACCCTGGGCCTGGTGCTGGACATCGCGCGGGACCGCCGATTGGTTCTGTTGGAAGCCGCCATCGTGGGGCTGATCGTGATCGAGATCGGCCTCAGCTTGGTGCAGCTGAAATGA
- a CDS encoding CBS domain-containing protein, whose amino-acid sequence MHRVTFDPNICHSWSMHSAVNKSVITIKETESALAAARLMKETETGCLLVVDGDGKLTGILTGRDLVLNILAPNEKAEELRVKQVMTRQPMTARVDQVSLRELAKTLGRGRVRRLPVVDAANRPVGIITLEDMLVHSADVLHSCAAAVSPYLTVARLRSASIHRD is encoded by the coding sequence GTGCATCGAGTCACCTTCGACCCGAACATCTGTCATTCATGGTCCATGCACTCGGCGGTGAACAAGTCGGTCATCACCATCAAGGAAACCGAATCGGCCTTGGCGGCCGCTCGCTTGATGAAGGAGACCGAAACTGGATGTCTGCTGGTCGTGGACGGCGACGGCAAGCTGACCGGGATCCTCACCGGACGTGATCTGGTGCTCAACATCCTGGCGCCGAACGAGAAGGCAGAAGAGCTGCGAGTGAAGCAGGTGATGACCCGCCAGCCGATGACTGCGCGCGTGGATCAGGTGTCCCTCCGGGAGCTCGCCAAGACGCTGGGCCGCGGTCGCGTGCGGCGGCTGCCCGTGGTGGACGCCGCCAATCGCCCGGTGGGGATCATCACGCTGGAGGACATGCTGGTGCACTCCGCGGACGTGCTGCACTCCTGCGCCGCCGCGGTCTCCCCCTATCTCACCGTGGCGCGGCTTCGCTCCGCGAGCATTCACCGCGATTAG
- a CDS encoding gamma-glutamylcyclotransferase, translating into MADKRFRLFVYGTYLRGQPNHELLTDAKSLGPAKTQPKYTLVELNTLAGLLEGGNTEVFGELYELSYETLSRCDKHSDHPARFHRGTVELADGSEAEAYLVFADQARARRRLRHGDWRRRFAPARERPKSAWARRGR; encoded by the coding sequence ATGGCCGACAAGCGCTTTCGCCTGTTCGTGTACGGCACCTACCTCAGAGGGCAGCCGAATCACGAGCTCCTGACGGACGCGAAGTCCCTCGGCCCCGCGAAGACGCAGCCGAAGTACACCTTGGTGGAGCTGAACACGTTGGCGGGGCTCTTGGAGGGGGGCAACACGGAGGTCTTCGGCGAGCTCTACGAGCTGAGCTACGAAACCCTGTCGCGTTGCGACAAGCACTCGGATCACCCTGCACGCTTTCACCGGGGGACGGTGGAGTTGGCGGATGGCTCGGAGGCCGAAGCCTATTTGGTTTTTGCCGATCAGGCGCGGGCACGGCGCCGCTTGCGTCACGGCGATTGGCGTCGCCGTTTCGCCCCCGCGCGCGAACGACCCAAGAGCGCCTGGGCACGTCGCGGCAGGTAG
- a CDS encoding serine/threonine protein kinase — MFVCPKCGFSADSAGFCTEDGTVLVYESDPLIGTLVGSYRITKVAGRGGMGVVYLAVQPSIGSRVALKVLSVSHAESPVLVERFFAEARAVNVIRHEAIVNVLDLALLPDGRPYIVMEFLEGAPLSGHISERGALPLGTFTTLAVEALDALSAAHQHGIVHRDLKPDNVFVTSRGRVKLLDFGIAKLKPELGAGDVATRTGSLLGTPQYMSPEQARGLPADARSDIYSFGVVLYEAVTGSRPFEADSLFEILRHHIEVRPEPPTRLAPTLPPAYEQVILRALEKDPALRFQSAAELAHALQEVARYLPEQSYEPLSIHPSSAEPVRPTPRASFTPPTAPGTFVTTAPASKSRLPLILGAALALALVLVLGLVVVGAFGIGLWSGTRGSAASASATTTSTGSTMRMYSDTVDGDVRHFDPVARIEYAQKLAAKFIPDAELAVISVVEPRENGTVDLGSNTATVSYTFRSKERIQAPCMVSVSAVAGSVYVTELATGPCTLGAAGKPSCSVGQVLEKAALPATGKTTATFAATPAGGSWSVARGQGNKVVPDDCGAM, encoded by the coding sequence ATGTTCGTGTGTCCCAAGTGCGGATTTTCGGCGGATAGCGCCGGGTTTTGCACGGAAGACGGCACCGTCCTCGTTTATGAGAGTGACCCGCTGATCGGAACGCTGGTGGGCAGCTACCGGATCACGAAAGTGGCCGGTCGGGGCGGCATGGGCGTGGTGTACCTCGCGGTGCAGCCGAGCATCGGCAGCCGTGTCGCCCTCAAGGTGCTCAGCGTCAGCCACGCGGAGAGCCCCGTGTTGGTAGAACGCTTCTTCGCCGAGGCGCGCGCCGTCAACGTGATCCGCCACGAGGCCATCGTCAACGTGCTGGATCTCGCGCTGCTGCCCGACGGGCGTCCGTACATCGTGATGGAGTTCCTGGAGGGCGCGCCGCTCTCGGGTCACATCAGCGAGCGCGGCGCCCTCCCGCTGGGCACGTTCACGACCCTCGCCGTGGAAGCGTTGGATGCGCTGTCCGCGGCGCACCAGCACGGCATCGTCCATCGTGATCTGAAGCCGGACAACGTGTTCGTCACCAGCCGCGGTCGCGTCAAGCTGCTGGATTTCGGCATTGCCAAGCTCAAGCCGGAGCTCGGTGCGGGAGATGTCGCCACTCGCACCGGGTCGCTCCTGGGAACCCCGCAGTACATGTCGCCGGAGCAAGCCCGCGGCCTCCCGGCAGACGCCCGCAGCGACATCTATTCCTTCGGCGTGGTGCTGTACGAGGCCGTCACGGGCAGTCGACCCTTCGAGGCGGACTCGCTGTTCGAGATCCTGCGCCACCACATCGAGGTGCGACCCGAGCCGCCCACGCGCCTCGCGCCAACCCTGCCCCCGGCATACGAGCAGGTGATCCTTCGCGCTCTCGAGAAGGACCCGGCGCTTCGCTTCCAGAGCGCTGCGGAGCTGGCCCACGCTCTTCAAGAAGTGGCCCGCTACCTGCCGGAGCAGAGCTACGAGCCGCTGTCCATTCATCCGAGCTCGGCAGAGCCCGTGCGCCCCACGCCCCGCGCGTCCTTCACGCCGCCCACGGCGCCCGGCACCTTCGTCACCACGGCGCCGGCTTCGAAGTCGCGGCTGCCGCTGATATTGGGCGCTGCGCTGGCCCTGGCGCTGGTGCTGGTGCTGGGCCTCGTGGTCGTGGGTGCGTTCGGCATCGGACTTTGGAGCGGCACGCGAGGCAGCGCCGCTTCCGCGTCTGCGACGACCACCTCTACGGGATCGACCATGCGGATGTACAGCGACACCGTGGACGGCGACGTTCGCCACTTCGATCCCGTCGCTCGCATCGAGTACGCACAGAAGCTCGCCGCCAAGTTCATCCCGGATGCGGAGCTGGCGGTGATCAGCGTCGTCGAGCCGAGGGAGAACGGCACCGTGGATCTGGGATCCAACACGGCCACCGTCTCCTACACCTTTCGCTCCAAAGAACGCATCCAGGCGCCCTGCATGGTGAGCGTCTCCGCCGTTGCGGGAAGCGTCTACGTCACCGAGCTTGCGACGGGGCCCTGCACGTTGGGTGCCGCAGGGAAGCCGAGCTGCAGCGTCGGCCAGGTATTGGAGAAAGCGGCCCTGCCTGCGACGGGCAAGACCACGGCGACCTTCGCCGCCACTCCGGCGGGAGGCAGCTGGTCCGTGGCCCGCGGGCAGGGGAACAAGGTGGTTCCCGATGACTGTGGAGCAATGTAG
- a CDS encoding protein kinase: MMVSELTPGTVVGGEFRVVRPLSAGGMGAVYVAEQLSTGQLRALKVMHPTLVQEPRLRDRFVQEARVGSHIASEHVVQVIAAGVDPTLGIPWLAMELLDGEDLARWARGPLPLGEVLRIFRPLCHALGAAHAAGVVHRDIKPENVFLARAHSADTSVHVKVLDFGIAKLVAEANDASTATIGTPLWMAPEQSDPRAMITPAADVWALGLLAFRLLTGCHYFRAANDPQGSLQAVMREALVEPLIAASARAGEYGASVPPGFDAWFSRAVDREPSQRFRTASEALFELERLAGFETLPAVAAVSSPPRQQRRSGLLLLLGVIVVGVGFAAVAVVAGAYFFLTPGESASAQPSSAMPAVSVASPEPSAVPPVASATSSAPKPLEVAAAPAPKARTATAPAVSAAPAPSATVASSKPFNRALAEQRLRAAEQQAASQCKSKKSAALSESYTGFKGFRNTGKGPMIITGMGGSKACVRDIMYAVTVPPYDAPDAHSEQLPFSVTVP; the protein is encoded by the coding sequence ATGATGGTGTCGGAGCTGACTCCCGGAACCGTCGTGGGCGGCGAGTTCCGTGTGGTGCGCCCGCTGTCCGCGGGGGGCATGGGCGCGGTGTACGTGGCCGAGCAGCTCAGCACCGGACAGCTCCGCGCCCTCAAGGTCATGCATCCGACCTTGGTGCAAGAACCGAGGCTCCGCGATCGGTTCGTGCAAGAAGCAAGGGTCGGCAGTCACATCGCGAGCGAGCACGTGGTGCAGGTGATCGCCGCCGGGGTGGACCCGACGCTCGGGATCCCGTGGCTCGCGATGGAGCTGCTCGACGGAGAAGATCTCGCGCGCTGGGCGCGGGGCCCGCTGCCTCTCGGAGAGGTGCTGCGTATCTTTCGTCCCCTGTGCCACGCCCTCGGTGCTGCTCACGCCGCCGGCGTCGTGCATCGCGACATCAAACCGGAGAACGTGTTCCTGGCTCGGGCTCACAGCGCCGATACGTCCGTGCACGTCAAAGTGCTGGACTTCGGCATCGCGAAGCTGGTGGCGGAGGCCAACGACGCATCTACGGCCACCATCGGCACGCCGCTGTGGATGGCGCCGGAGCAGAGCGATCCGCGCGCCATGATCACCCCCGCTGCAGACGTATGGGCGTTGGGCCTACTCGCCTTTCGGCTCTTGACCGGGTGCCACTACTTCCGCGCCGCCAACGATCCGCAAGGCTCGCTGCAAGCAGTGATGCGCGAAGCGTTGGTGGAACCGTTGATTGCCGCTTCGGCGCGCGCCGGCGAGTATGGGGCTAGCGTCCCGCCGGGCTTCGACGCCTGGTTTTCCCGCGCCGTGGATCGCGAGCCCTCGCAGCGTTTTCGAACCGCGTCGGAGGCGCTGTTCGAGCTCGAGCGCCTGGCAGGCTTCGAGACGCTACCTGCTGTGGCCGCGGTTTCCAGCCCCCCACGCCAGCAGCGCCGTTCGGGCTTGCTCCTGCTCCTCGGCGTCATCGTGGTCGGGGTAGGCTTTGCGGCGGTCGCCGTGGTTGCCGGCGCGTATTTCTTCCTCACGCCAGGCGAGAGCGCTTCGGCGCAGCCATCCAGCGCAATGCCGGCGGTCAGTGTGGCGTCGCCCGAGCCCAGCGCGGTCCCCCCGGTGGCGAGCGCCACCTCGAGCGCCCCGAAGCCCCTCGAGGTCGCCGCCGCGCCCGCGCCGAAGGCCAGAACAGCCACTGCCCCGGCAGTCAGCGCCGCCCCCGCGCCTTCTGCAACTGTGGCGTCGTCCAAGCCCTTCAACCGCGCTCTTGCCGAGCAGCGCTTGCGCGCCGCAGAGCAGCAAGCCGCGTCGCAGTGCAAGTCCAAGAAGTCGGCAGCTCTGTCGGAGTCCTACACGGGCTTCAAGGGGTTCCGCAACACGGGCAAGGGACCGATGATCATCACCGGAATGGGGGGCTCGAAGGCGTGCGTCCGTGACATCATGTACGCTGTCACGGTTCCTCCCTACGACGCGCCGGACGCCCATTCCGAGCAGCTCCCCTTCAGCGTGACGGTGCCCTGA
- a CDS encoding cyclic nucleotide-binding domain-containing protein, protein MTVSPAELRKIPLFSNITDEHLQTLVAAFELRSLPAGEVLFEAGAVPERFLILVRGSVALKEGNEERFRLRPIAPVGELAAITGLERRMTAVTLEPSEVLSISTQKLMEFCEQHGDVAFPFHYNLLHVVADKVKRDQRRVAEMQHNIITTQKAMKRMRDALLEGEDTPLHKQLFDELEKLIEQNKKGRYLVEPARALPTNVRLDNGTTVPVTALSREWLKFAAGKSAPSVGKDWSGVLVLPGHELAVSGRVDHVEGDAVAVKLDMLIDEYAHALDDYLTRLQMLDVVL, encoded by the coding sequence ATGACCGTTTCACCCGCCGAGCTGCGGAAGATTCCGCTATTTTCCAACATCACGGATGAGCACCTGCAAACCCTGGTGGCCGCCTTCGAGCTGCGCTCGCTGCCCGCCGGGGAGGTGCTGTTCGAGGCCGGCGCGGTGCCGGAGCGGTTTTTGATCCTGGTGCGCGGCTCGGTGGCGCTGAAGGAGGGCAACGAGGAGCGCTTTCGCCTGCGCCCCATTGCGCCGGTCGGTGAGCTAGCCGCCATCACGGGGCTGGAGCGGCGCATGACGGCCGTCACCCTGGAGCCTTCGGAGGTGCTGAGCATCTCCACGCAGAAGTTGATGGAGTTCTGCGAGCAGCACGGAGACGTCGCCTTCCCCTTCCACTACAACCTGCTGCACGTGGTGGCGGACAAGGTCAAGCGCGACCAACGCCGCGTGGCGGAGATGCAGCACAACATCATCACCACGCAAAAGGCGATGAAGCGCATGCGGGACGCCCTGCTGGAGGGCGAGGACACGCCGCTCCACAAGCAACTCTTCGACGAGCTCGAGAAGCTCATCGAGCAGAACAAGAAGGGGCGCTACCTGGTGGAGCCCGCCCGAGCGTTGCCCACCAACGTGCGGCTGGACAACGGCACCACCGTCCCCGTCACTGCCCTATCCAGGGAGTGGCTGAAGTTCGCTGCCGGAAAGTCCGCACCGTCCGTGGGCAAGGACTGGAGCGGCGTGCTGGTTCTACCGGGACACGAGCTGGCGGTGAGCGGGCGCGTGGACCACGTGGAGGGCGACGCCGTGGCGGTGAAGCTGGACATGCTCATCGACGAGTACGCCCACGCCCTGGACGACTACCTCACCCGCTTGCAGATGCTCGACGTCGTGCTGTAG